A genomic stretch from Perognathus longimembris pacificus isolate PPM17 chromosome 5, ASM2315922v1, whole genome shotgun sequence includes:
- the LOC125351361 gene encoding keratin-associated protein 27-1, whose translation MPHRYCHSLRGFGEAPALTVIAHGCNLVHFEDGLFLPSSCHSRTWLLDNLQETCSQTGSYQLTSHKQDQNTEDSCMPDSCFSRVVQTTCSNPKAGERTCCPSGSPPAGMHCAVQPCKSGNHQQMGFVAQTCQPATHAAKCCPVKTPVGKVCQTLQCESSQIQLQIPEASSCSPLVHAVPEAQLLESSSTYEPACCVTGGLQLHSK comes from the coding sequence ATGCCTCATCGCTACTGCCACTCACTCAGAGGCTTCGGTGAGGCCCCTGCGTTGACTGTCATTGCACATGGCTGTAATCTGGTACATTTTGAAGATGGATTGTTCTTGCCCAGCAGCTGCCATAGTAGAACCTGGCTCTTGGATAACCTTCAAGAAACCTGCAGCCAGACTGGGAGTTACCAACTGACCAGTCACAAACAGGACCAGAACACAGAAGATTCTTGTATGCCAGATTCCTGCTTCTCCAGAGTTGTCCAAACAACTTGCTCCAATCCCAAGGCCGGTGAGAGGACATGCTGTCCATCAGGAAGTCCTCCAGCAGGGATGCACTGTGCTGTTCAGCCCTGCAAGTCAGGAAACCATCAGCAAATGGGGTTTGTTGCCCAGACGTGCCAACCTGCAACCCACGCAGCCAAGTGCTGTCCAGTAAAGACTCCTGTGGGTAAGGTGTGCCAAACTCTCCAGTGCGAATCCAGCCAAATCCAACTTCAGATCCCTGAAGCCAGTTCCTGTAGCCCCTTGGTACATGCTGTACCTGAGGCACAACTCCTGGAATCTTCTAGTACC